DNA sequence from the Reichenbachiella ulvae genome:
GCACTCTCTGAATATTACTCAACCCATATCCTGTTGGCCCCGATAAAACAACCCAGCTATAACTCACGATCTCTCCATCACTATCTGTTGAACCACTGCCATCTAATAAGATCTCTTCTATCGGCAAGGTATAGGATGCATTACTTCCGGCATCTGCAATTGGTAATACATTGGCTGGCTCTGGTAATACCGTAATCTTTACTTCATCTGTACTACTTCCACCCTGATCATCCGTCACTGTTAGCTCTATCAAGTATTCTCCAGATAACCTACTGTCAAACTCGATTGGGCACTCTCTGAATTACTCAACCCATATCCTGTTGGCCCCGATAAAACAACCCAGCTATAACTCACGATCTCTCCATCACTATCTGTTGAACTACTGCCATCTAATAAGATCTCTTCTATCGGCAAAGGATGCATTACTTCCGGCATCTGCAATTGGTAATACATTGACTGGCTCCAAATCATCTACTATAATCCTCACTGTATCAATTCCTTCCCCCCCCTGATCATCTGTCACTGTTAACTCTATCACGTATTCTCCTGATGAACTCACTGTCAAACTCGATTGGGCACTCTCTGAATCAACCCATATCCTGTTGGCCCCGATAAAACAACCCAGTTATAACTCACGATCTCTCCATCACTATCTGCTGAACTACTGCCATCTAATAAGATCTCCTCTATCGGCAAGGAGAGGACTGAATCACCTCCGGCATCTGCAATTGGGAACACATTGGCTTGGCCTCT
Encoded proteins:
- a CDS encoding PKD domain-containing protein, translating into MIELTVTDDQGGSSTDEVKITVLPEPANVLPIADAGSNASYTLPIEEILLDGSGSTDSDGEIVSYSWVVLSGPTGYGLSNIQRVPRSSLTVSSSGEYLIELTVTDDQGGSSTDGVKITVLPEPANVLPIADARK
- a CDS encoding PKD domain-containing protein; translated protein: MIGGSSTDGVKPQFVCRGQANVFPIADAGGDSVLSLPIEEILLDGSSSADSDGEIVSYNWVVLSGPTGYGLIQRVPNRV
- a CDS encoding PKD domain-containing protein produces the protein MYYQLQMPEVMHPLPIEEILLDGSSSTDSDGEIVSYSWVVLSGPTGYGLSNSESAQSSLTVGYLENT